From a region of the Falco peregrinus isolate bFalPer1 chromosome 5, bFalPer1.pri, whole genome shotgun sequence genome:
- the LOC101920720 gene encoding histone-lysine N-methyltransferase SETMAR: MADLSGGREVLAVAVAPPGEAPPAFQYSPDSVAGADGEIDPTEITFRGCFCRTSSCVVDVCSCLSHGESYNSLCLRPTDKEEEYTRPVFECNTMCQCSESCQNRVVQRGLQFRLEVFKTEKKGWGLRTLEFIAKGRFVCEYAGEVLGFNEARRRIQAQTSKDSNYIIVVREHLHNGQIMETFVDPTYIGNVGRFLNHSCEPNLFMVPVRVDSMVPKLALFAATDISAGQELSYDYSGRCHNLPMTNREEKSLQEDKRLRKPCYCGSRICASFLPWDGSLFSTLDTSSGSSP; this comes from the exons ATGGCGGACCTCAGCGGCGGGCGGGAGGTGCTGGCTGTGGCCGTGGCGCCGCCCGGGGAGGCCCCGCCGGCTTTTCAG TATAGCCCAGACAGCGTGGCTGGAGCAGATGGAGAGATTGACCCCACTGAAATCACCTTTCGAGGATGTTTCTGTCGTACCAGCTCCTGCGTGGTTGATGTGTGCTCGTGTCTTTCCCACGGTGAAAGTTACAACAGTTTGTGCCTCAGGCCTACAGACAAAGAGGAGGAGTACACCAGGCCTGTTTTTGAGTGCAACACTATGTGCCAGTGCAGTGAATCCTGTCAGAACAGGGTTGTTCAGAGGGGTTTGCAATTCAGACTTGAGGTATTCAAGACTGAGAAGAAAGGGTGGGGTCTTCGCACTCTGGAATTCATAGCTAAAGGAAGATTTGTTTGTGAATATGCTGGTGAAGTTTTAGGCTTTAACGAGGCACGTAGAAGAATTCAGGCCCAGACATCAAAGGATTCAAACTATATTATAGTGGTGAGGGAGCACCTCCATAACGGTCAGATAATGGAGACATTTGTTGACCCTACGTACATTGGTAACGTAGGCAGATTCCTGAATCATTCTTGTGAACCAAATTTGTTCATGGTGCCAGTTCGAGTTGACTCAATGGTGCCTAAACTGGCACTTTTTGCAGCTACTGATATTTCTGCTGGACAGGAACTTTCATACGATTATTCTGGAAGATGCCATAATTTACCAATGACTAACAGAGAAGAGAAGTCTTTACAGGAAGATAAGAGATTGAGAAAACCTTGCTACTGTGGTTCCCGCATATGTGCTTCCTTCTTACCTTGGGATGGCTCCCTTTTTTCCACGCTAGACACTTCTTCAGGGAGTTCTCCATAG